Proteins encoded by one window of Vigna radiata var. radiata cultivar VC1973A chromosome 5, Vradiata_ver6, whole genome shotgun sequence:
- the LOC106759640 gene encoding protein ALP1-like, whose protein sequence is MGISPVPFFAQEDYSHFYNLFADTDTNKRKRNSKEDEGGGAEQNGDSAIVKDLLASLMLLEEEETREQQNRMLESQHQRDILNASFQNQARAMETYKAQFQAHFAESEDLQNKITKKARRTAAAAASSVILDEAASVRAEVPPQTASTVQRRMWVRDRSKDWWERISREDFPEEEFRRWFRMSRSTFDMICEELDAVVTKKNTMLRDAIPVRQRVAVCIWRLATGDPLREVSKRFGLGISTCHKLVLEVCYAIRTVLMPKFLQWPSEEKMKRIKEEFEGLSGIQNVGGAMYTTHVPIIAPKISVSAYFNKRHTERNQKTSYSVTVQGVVDSRGVFSDVCIGWPGSMPDDEVLEKSALFQRANSGNLRDVWIVGNSGHPLMDWVLVPYTHPNLTWTQHAFNEKIEEIQGTAKRAFAKLKARWGCLQKRTEVKLQDLPVVLGACCVLHNICEMRNEEMDDEWGFQLFDDEMVPENSIRSATSMQARDHIAHHLLHHARAGTAFV, encoded by the coding sequence ATGGGAATCAGCCCCGTCCCGTTTTTCGCTCAGGAAGACTACTCACACTTCTACAACCTATTTGCAGACACAGACACCAACAAGAGAAAGCGTAACAGTAAAGAAGACGAAGGAGGAGGCGCAGAACAAAATGGTGATAGTGCTATCGTCAAGGACTTACTTGCTTCGCTCATGCttttggaagaggaagaaacCAGAGAACAGCAAAACAGAATGCTTGAGTCCCAACATCAACGCGACATCTTAAACGCTAGCTTCCAGAACCAGGCCAGGGCCATGGAAACTTACAAGGCCCAATTCCAAGCCCATTTCGCCGAATCGGAAGACctccaaaacaaaataaccaaaAAGGCCCGTCGCACGGCTGCTGCAGCTGCCAGTTCGGTTATTCTAGACGAGGCCGCTTCGGTTCGGGCCGAGGTTCCCCCTCAAACCGCTTCGACGGTTCAGCGGAGGATGTGGGTGAGGGACCGGTCGAAGGACTGGTGGGAGCGGATCAGCCGGGAGGACTTCCCGGAGGAGGAGTTCCGGCGGTGGTTCCGGATGAGCAGAAGCACGTTCGACATGATCTGCGAGGAGCTCGACGCGGTGGTGACGAAGAAAAACACGATGCTCCGCGACGCGATTCCGGTGCGGCAGCGCGTGGCCGTCTGCATCTGGCGCCTGGCCACCGGGGACCCGCTCCGGGAGGTGTCGAAGCGGTTCGGATTGGGGATATCGACGTGTCACAAACTCGTACTCGAAGTGTGCTACGCGATACGCACCGTTTTGATGCCGAAGTTTCTGCAGTGGCCGAGCGAAGAAAAGATGAAGCGCATCAAGGAAGAGTTCGAGGGGTTGTCGGGAATACAGAACGTGGGAGGCGCAATGTACACGACGCACGTGCCAATAATCGCTCCTAAAATAAGCGTGTCGGCGTATTTTAACAAGCGGCACACGGAGCGGAACCAGAAAACGAGTTACTCGGTAACGGTTCAGGGCGTGGTTGATTCGAGAGGTGTTTTCAGCGACGTGTGCATTGGTTGGCCGGGTTCGATGCCCGACGATGAGGTTCTGGAGAAAAGCGCGTTGTTTCAGAGGGCCAACAGTGGGAATTTGAGGGACGTTTGGATCGTGGGAAACTCCGGGCACCCTCTGATGGACTGGGTGCTGGTCCCCTACACCCACCCTAACCTGACATGGACGCAGCACGCGTTTAACGAGAAGATTGAGGAGATTCAGGGCACTGCCAAACGGGCCTTTGCGAAGCTAAAAGCGCGGTGGGGGTGTTTGCAGAAGAGGACTGAGGTGAAGCTTCAGGACTTGCCGGTGGTGCTAGGCGCCTGCTGTGTTCTGCATAACATTTGTGAGATGAGGAATGAAGAGATGGATGATGAATGGGGGTTTCAGCTTTTTGACGACGAGATGGTTCCCGAGAATTCCATTCGCTCTGCAACTTCCATGCAGGCCAGAGACCACATTGCCCACCATTTGCTACACCATGCTCGCGCCGGCACTGCCTTCGTGTAA
- the LOC106761980 gene encoding serine/threonine-protein kinase tricorner isoform X1, whose translation MENHKMVASVSVKEEIDNNLAVQEEEDVADVGSSMTLERVAAAKKFIEDHYRSQMKLIQQRKERRLELEQKLASARVPKEEQINQLKDLESKETEFMRLKRHKICVDDFDLLTIIGRGAFGEVTLCREKTSGNIYAMKKLKKSEMLSRGQVEHVRAERNVLAEVASDCIVKLYYSFQDDEHLYLIMEYLPGGDIMTLLMREETLTETVARFYIAQSVLAIESIHKHNYIHRDIKPDNLLLDKNGHMKLSDFGLCKPLDCSSLSSIHEMQILDDGNLYDTMDVDGALPNGRNGRRWKSPLEQLQHWQINRRKLAFSTVGTPDYIAPEVLLKKGYSVECDWWSLGAIMYEMLVGYPPFYSDDPVTTCRKIVNWKNHLKFPEEARLTPEAKDLICRLLCGVSHRLGTNGADEIKAHPWFRDVVWDRLYETEAAFKPQVFGELDTQNFMKFDEVEQPKPARTGSGPFRKKLLTSQDLSFVGYTYKNFAAVKGMRQSNDSDSMSPQRTSIDSTHSDSAVNYSH comes from the exons ATGGAGAATCACAAGATGGTAGCATCGGTGTCTGTTAAGGAGGAGATAGACAATAACCTTGCGGTGCAGGAAGAGGAAGATGTAGCAGATGTGGGTTCCAGCATGACCTTGGAAAGGGTCGCTGCAGCTAAGAAATTCATTGAAGACCATTATAGGTCTCAGATGAAACTCATCCAACAACGCAAAGAGAG GCGGTTAGAGCTAGAACAGAAGTTAGCATCTGCTCGTGTACCAAAAGAGGAACAGATCAATCAATTGAAGGATTTAGAGAGCAAGGAAACCGAGTTTATGCGGTTAAAAAGACACAAAATATGTGTTGATGATTTTGATCTTCTAACCATTATTGGGAGGGGAGCCTTTGGGGAG GTAACACTCTGTCGGGAAAAAACATCAGGTAATATATATGCcatgaaaaagttgaaaaaatctGAAATGCTCAGCAGGGGACAG GTCGAGCATGTTAGAGCTGAAAGGAATGTACTTGCAGAAGTTGCCAGTGATTGCATTGTGAAACTCTATTACTCTTTTCAAGATGATGAACACTTATATCTCATAATGGAATATTTGCCCGGTGGTGATATAATGACTTTGTTGATGCGGGAAGAAACTTTGACTGAAACTGTGGCTAGATTTTACATTGCCCAGAGTGTTTTGGCCATAGAATCTATTCATAAACATAACTACATCCACAG AGATATAAAACCTGACAACCTTCTATTGGACAAAAACGGTCACATGAAGCTATCTGATTTTGGTCTGTGCAAGCCACTTGACTGCTCAAGCCTATCATCTATTCATGAAATGCAGATCCTCGATGATGGAAACTTATATGATACCATGGATGTTGATGGAGCCTTGCCAAATGGCAGAAATGGTAGGCGCTGGAAAAGTCCCTTGGAACAACTACAACATTGGCAAATTAATAGGAGGAAGCTG GCATTTTCCACTGTTGGAACTCCAGACTATATTGCCCCTGAAGTATTACTCAAAAAGGGTTACAGTGTGGAGTGTGACtg GTGGTCTCTTGGTGCTATAATGTATGAAATGCTAGTTGGATACCCTCCATTTTACTCTGATGATCCTGTAACAACATGCAGAAAG ATCGTGAACTGGAAAAATCACTTGAAATTTCCAGAGGAGGCCAGATTGACACCTGAAGCCAAGGATCTAATATGCAGGTTGCTTTGTGGTGTTTCACATAGACTTGGCACTAATGGAGCAGATGAAATTAAA GCTCATCCTTGGTTCAGAGATGTCGTATGGGACAGGCTCTATGAAACGGAGGCAGCATTTAAACCACAAGTCTTTGGAGAGCTTGACACACAGAATTTTATGAAATTCGATGAA GTTGAACAACCAAAACCAGCTAGAACTGGATCTGGACCCTTCAGAAAG AAACTCTTAACTTCTCAAGATCTCAGTTTTGTTGGTTATACATATAAGAACTTTGCTGCTGTCAAGGGGATGCGTCAATCTAATG ATTCAGATAGCATGTCACCACAGCGAACATCCATTGACTCCACACACA GTGATTCGGCAGTAAACTATTCACACTGA
- the LOC106761980 gene encoding serine/threonine-protein kinase tricorner isoform X2, with protein MENHKMVASVSVKEEIDNNLAVQEEEDVADVGSSMTLERVAAAKKFIEDHYRSQMKLIQQRKERRLELEQKLASARVPKEEQINQLKDLESKETEFMRLKRHKICVDDFDLLTIIGRGAFGEVTLCREKTSGNIYAMKKLKKSEMLSRGQVEHVRAERNVLAEVASDCIVKLYYSFQDDEHLYLIMEYLPGGDIMTLLMREETLTETVARFYIAQSVLAIESIHKHNYIHRDIKPDNLLLDKNGHMKLSDFGLCKPLDCSSLSSIHEMQILDDGNLYDTMDVDGALPNGRNGRRWKSPLEQLQHWQINRRKLAFSTVGTPDYIAPEVLLKKGYSVECDWWSLGAIMYEMLVGYPPFYSDDPVTTCRKIVNWKNHLKFPEEARLTPEAKDLICRLLCGVSHRLGTNGADEIKAHPWFRDVVWDRLYETEAAFKPQVFGELDTQNFMKFDEVEQPKPARTGSGPFRKKLLTSQDLSFVGYTYKNFAAVKGMRQSNGDRLINLLCLKSLLDLQVSCIVICF; from the exons ATGGAGAATCACAAGATGGTAGCATCGGTGTCTGTTAAGGAGGAGATAGACAATAACCTTGCGGTGCAGGAAGAGGAAGATGTAGCAGATGTGGGTTCCAGCATGACCTTGGAAAGGGTCGCTGCAGCTAAGAAATTCATTGAAGACCATTATAGGTCTCAGATGAAACTCATCCAACAACGCAAAGAGAG GCGGTTAGAGCTAGAACAGAAGTTAGCATCTGCTCGTGTACCAAAAGAGGAACAGATCAATCAATTGAAGGATTTAGAGAGCAAGGAAACCGAGTTTATGCGGTTAAAAAGACACAAAATATGTGTTGATGATTTTGATCTTCTAACCATTATTGGGAGGGGAGCCTTTGGGGAG GTAACACTCTGTCGGGAAAAAACATCAGGTAATATATATGCcatgaaaaagttgaaaaaatctGAAATGCTCAGCAGGGGACAG GTCGAGCATGTTAGAGCTGAAAGGAATGTACTTGCAGAAGTTGCCAGTGATTGCATTGTGAAACTCTATTACTCTTTTCAAGATGATGAACACTTATATCTCATAATGGAATATTTGCCCGGTGGTGATATAATGACTTTGTTGATGCGGGAAGAAACTTTGACTGAAACTGTGGCTAGATTTTACATTGCCCAGAGTGTTTTGGCCATAGAATCTATTCATAAACATAACTACATCCACAG AGATATAAAACCTGACAACCTTCTATTGGACAAAAACGGTCACATGAAGCTATCTGATTTTGGTCTGTGCAAGCCACTTGACTGCTCAAGCCTATCATCTATTCATGAAATGCAGATCCTCGATGATGGAAACTTATATGATACCATGGATGTTGATGGAGCCTTGCCAAATGGCAGAAATGGTAGGCGCTGGAAAAGTCCCTTGGAACAACTACAACATTGGCAAATTAATAGGAGGAAGCTG GCATTTTCCACTGTTGGAACTCCAGACTATATTGCCCCTGAAGTATTACTCAAAAAGGGTTACAGTGTGGAGTGTGACtg GTGGTCTCTTGGTGCTATAATGTATGAAATGCTAGTTGGATACCCTCCATTTTACTCTGATGATCCTGTAACAACATGCAGAAAG ATCGTGAACTGGAAAAATCACTTGAAATTTCCAGAGGAGGCCAGATTGACACCTGAAGCCAAGGATCTAATATGCAGGTTGCTTTGTGGTGTTTCACATAGACTTGGCACTAATGGAGCAGATGAAATTAAA GCTCATCCTTGGTTCAGAGATGTCGTATGGGACAGGCTCTATGAAACGGAGGCAGCATTTAAACCACAAGTCTTTGGAGAGCTTGACACACAGAATTTTATGAAATTCGATGAA GTTGAACAACCAAAACCAGCTAGAACTGGATCTGGACCCTTCAGAAAG AAACTCTTAACTTCTCAAGATCTCAGTTTTGTTGGTTATACATATAAGAACTTTGCTGCTGTCAAGGGGATGCGTCAATCTAATG GGGATCGGTTGATTAATCTTCTCTGCCTAAAATCACTATTGGATTTACAAGTATCGTGCATTGTGATATGCTTTTGA